The following proteins are co-located in the Oncorhynchus clarkii lewisi isolate Uvic-CL-2024 chromosome 30, UVic_Ocla_1.0, whole genome shotgun sequence genome:
- the LOC139389351 gene encoding uncharacterized protein, with protein sequence MASLSLYLGLLVLCTLALVHCDLNGGPVRVYDIHASNLKRWLFIKPSPYVKVWCGSSFHGKSNTLEKQENPVWPGEFNFANILPHAVLTVEVWDDIVGLDLHMGTCKIPISPGTHSEICQLKRGTIFYTYSYGYVYSY encoded by the exons atggcctctctctctctgtacctgggACTGCTGGTGCTATGCACCCTGGCTCTTGTACACTGTGACCTGAATGGCGGCCCCGTCAGAGTGTATGATATTCATGCCTCCAACCTGAAACGATGGCTATTCATAAAACCAAGCCCTTACGTCAAG GTGTGGTGCGGTTCATCCTTTCATGGCAAGAGCAACACTCTGGAGAAACAGGAAAACCCCGTCTGGCCTGGCGAGTTCAACTTTGCTAACATCCTTCCCCACGCTGTCCTGACAGTGGAG gtgTGGGATGATATCGTCGGACTAGATCTCCACATGGGAACCTGCAAAATCCCCATCAGCCCGGGAACACACAGTGAGATCTGCCAGCTGAAGAGAGGCACCATCTTTTACACCTACAGCTACGGCTACGTCTACAGTTACTAG